TCGGGCGGATCTGGTATTTTCTGTGGCTGGTGCTGGTCACACTCTGCTATGGAGCCGCCTGCCTGTTTTTTGTCGCACTATTGATGCAACTGGTCTCGCGCCTGGCATTCTGGGGCGTCAGCTGGGGTATGGGCAGCGAGCAGGCATTTCAGCTGTTTAACCAGGGGCAGACGACCCTGGCGACTTCCATTTCCATGGGCTGGGGATCGATCCTCAACATCACTTTTTCCGGTTTTGTGATCAGTTTTTTCTGGTCGGCCAATACCGTGATCTATTTCCTGCTGAGGAAGTGTGATGATGGCACCCCTATTGATCACGTCTACTATGCGGAAGAAGAAGCGGATACCGCCAATGAGCTTCCGCTGGCAGGTGTTGCCAAAGCAGGCGAACCCGTGATAGAACGCCCGGTAACTTCGAATACAACAGCTGACGGGGAACAGCAGGATGCAAAAGAGACGACAGACCCCGAGTAAGCCTGCAGGGAAATCACCAGGCTGCGCGGGCAGACAACCGCTGGTGGAATCAATTGAAACCAGCGGAACAAGGTGAAAAATCTACCAGCGAAACAAGCCTGTGCCCCAGGCAAGTCCGGCACCAAAACCACTCAGGAGAATGGTATCGCCGCGATTAATCCGCCCCGATTGAAACGCTTCATCCAACACAATGGGAATCGATCCGCCGGACGTATTCCCATAACGGTCGAGATTGTTAAAGACCTTCTCGCGGGGAATTCCTAACTGTTCGCAGGCAGAATCAATAATTCGGATATTGGCCTGATGCATCAGGAACAGGTCGACATCATGCACGCTCATACCTGTTTTGGTCAGCATCAGATCAATAGAATCGGCAACCGTTCTGACGGCCCACTTGAAGACACTGCGGCCATCCATATTCAGAAAATGACGACCTGCAGCAATATCTTCGGCTGTGGCAGGATTACGGGTTCCACCGGACGGACGATCCAGCAGAGAGCAACCACTGCCATCAGAGCCAGTCTGATAGCACGTCAATCCCTGATGGGGATCTCCTTTTGACAGCAGGACAGCACCGGCACCATCACCAAACAACGGCGCCACGCGGCGATCTTCCGGATTGACAATACGGCTGTTGCAGTCACCACCAATTACCAGCGCCAGTTTACTGTTTCCTGTCGCGACATACTGGGCCGCGGTCACCAGAGCATACATGAAACCTGCACAGGCAGCCTGTAGATCAATGGCAGGGGCATCCAGTCCTAAGCGATCCTGCACCAGGCAGGCAACGGAAGGACATTGAAAATCCGGTGTAAACGTACCGACAATCAGCAGGTCGATGTCTTCCGGACTGACACGGGCCGCACGAATCGCTTTCAGTGCCGCCTCGTAGCATAAATCACTGGTTGCCATTTCTGGCGGGGCATGTCGACGTTCCAGAATCCCCGTTCGTTGTTCAATCCATTCCGGGTCAAATCCAAAACGCTCCTGCAGATCGTGATTCGTAACGACATTGTCGGGTACATACGATCCACTCGAAACAATTTGTACTCCCAACAATGAATTAGTTCTTTGACTAATCACCTGGCGACCACGCTTGCTCTCTATTTTTTTTGTCTCAGGTAGCTGATCCCGCTGTTGATTTAACAACCCGGATGCATCCAGAACGGATTCCAGATCCGTTGAATCGACCTGATTTTTTGATTGAAGTTTCAAAGACATCTTGTGCATAATCCTGACATCCTTATTCAGTTTGAGTCAAGCTTGCCGAACAGACAGAGCTCGACCTCCTTTCAACACGAGTCCGATCGTGATGCAGCACAATTCCATTGAATACAGAATCTCAGTTTGAGAGATTCTGCGTCAAATGCAGATGCACTAACTGATTACCAAAACGATTTCGCATTAGTAACCAAAAAAGCCATAAAGACTGGCAGCGAGAAGGGAAATAAAAATCTCACTGACTGTTGACGAGGGCCGTTCAGACCAGACTCGACAACAATGTCCGCAAAGTATAGCGATTCACAAAATTGGAAACTAGCGAAATATAGAAAATTCCAGCTAACGTACAATATAGGCAAGATTCATTGTCCTGCAAACAAACTTAAAAGCCTATTTTGACACATTTTAGACTTAATTCAATTTCGGTTCCCCGATAAGTTCTGCAAATCAGCAGATATCCCAGACTACCCTGATGATCAAAAGGAGACCTGTTTCAGGCGACATCCTCATTGAGTGCCTGATTGGTCACCCAATATTGCATCACTGCCTGAAATTCCTGCTCCAGATCGGCAGAGCGTTTAACCTCCACGCTGACACCATAACCACGGGTTTCCAGGATCCGAGTCCGGACAGGCAAACCGGGGTCAAACTCGCAGTTCACGGAGAGTTTTCCCTTCAAAGGAGGGTAAAGACCGAGATGCACGACCCGAGTCTTCTGCTGTGGTTCAAATTGCACCAGGACCCCGCCTTCAATGCATTCAAAACCTGACTCATCTGAGTTGCGATTCATCCACTGTGAACAATGACTATGTTCCTCGTCATCTGAATGCGTTTCTATATCAGACTGGTTTTCTGTCAGTAAAGCCTCAAATCGCTTTTCACGGTCTGCATCGATCTCAGTCAGACCTGATATTTGTGACTCAGCAGCATCAGAGCAGGACTCCGCTGAATCTGCTGCTGGTAACCCCTGATGGGGATCATTGAATCGATCATTCTCCGCGAGTTCCGCTGCTTCCCGGTCAAGCCATTCCAGTACCCCGGCAAAAGCCATGAAATAGGTCAGGCAGAAAAACAGGATGCCCATCAGATTGAGACCGTTTTCTGGTAACACTGCCAGCATTCCAGACAGAACAGGTAATACGAGCGCCAATGTGAGACCACTCTTGTGGCTGTTTGAGAGCCTGAGCAATCTGAATTGTCGCAGTAACAGCAGGTTTCCTGCGACCAGAGACGACATCAGAGCGCCGACGGTCAGGACGGGTAAATAGCTGTCTTCTACCTGAATCAAGGCGACTGCGCGCAACAGCAACAGCCCTACTCCACCGGCACCAATGACGCCTGTGAAAAACAGAGGGGAAAGCCCTCTCAAAAGAGACAGCTTTCCCCGTGTCATTTCATTTTCCAGGCGATAAAGATTCTGCTTAGACTGTTTCATATCGAGCATCCTCCGTTCTGCCCTGCCAAAATCCGAGTGAACTGATTCGCTCAGGACATGGCAAATTGAGGCTCGGGTACTTCATTACCCAATCCGGCAGCGTCTCTCAATTCGGCTGCTTTATCAGTTGCTTCCCAGGTAAAATCGGGATCGTTCCGACCAAAGTGACCACCCCAGGTTGTTTTTCTGAAAATCGGGCGGCGTAACTGCAGATGATTAATAATCCCCTGCGGGCTCAGCGGAAAGAGTTCTCCGACCAGTTCGGAAATCTTCTCTTCGGGTATCACTGACGTTCCTTTGGTATCCACATAAATGCTGGTTGGTTCGGCAACACCAATGGCGTAGGAAAGTTGAACTTCACACTCAGCAGCCAGTCCGGCAGCGACAATATTCTTGGCAATATAACGTGCCATGTAGGCAGCAGAACGGTCTACCTTCGTAGAGTCTTTTCCGCTGAATGCGCCACCGCCATGACGTCCCCAGCCACCATAAGTGTCCACGATAATTTTACGTCCGGTCAGGCCGGTATCGCCGTGGGGACCACCAATCACAAAACGACCTGTGGGATTGATATGATACTTTGTTTTATCATTTAAGAAGTCGGCTGGAATGACTTCCTTGACCACTTTTTCAGTGACAAATCTATGAATTTCTTCCTGAGACACATTTTCTGTGTGCTGAGTGGAAACAACTACAGCGGAGACTCCCACAGGTTTGCCGTCTTCATAATCCACGGTGACCTGACTTTTGCTGTCAGGTAATAACCAGTCTACTTCTCCATTCTGGCGAATTTCTGTGAGCTTATTCAAAATGCGGTGTGAGAGCGCAATCGGAACCGGCATGTATTCTTCGGTCTGATTGCAGGCATAGCCAAACATCAGTCCCTGGTCTCCGGCTCCTTCTGCATCCACGCCCTGGGCAATATCGGCACTCTGCTGATGCAGTTTCACCAGAACTTCACAGGTATCGGCATTAAACCCGATGTCATTACTGGTATAACCAATATCACGAATCACGTCGCGAGCGATCTTTTCATAATCGACCTGGGCATTACTCGTAATTTCACCAGCCAGCACAACGAAGTCAGTGGTACACAATGTCTCACAAGCGACACGTGAGTAGGGATCTTGAGCAAGTAATGCATCCAGGATACCGTCCGAAACCTGATCGGAGACTTTATCGGGATGTCCCATACTGACGGATTCACTTGTGAACGAAAAATTAGCCATGCGTTACTCCACCTATATACTTTGCCATGATGAGCGTACCTGGACCCGGGCAACACCGGGAACCTGATCCATTACCTCAAAATATGAAACGAACTGCCTGAAAGAACATCTCGCCTTTCATTTTACGTTTCATATCAACTGATTTTGCCTAATTGTAGAAATCCAGAGTAAACTCAACAAGAGTAGCTTTCGCTCTGCTTTCTGTTTTAGAAAATGTTTCTGGATGTTCCACTGCTGAAAATGTCCACGCGGGCACATCAAACCGGATTGAATCAGGCAGCCTTATCCTGCGAATCCGACTTTCCTCCCGAAATGAACGGTAAGATCAAAGCCAGTGTGCGCAGCGTTGCTCCCCGTTGATCCAAAACGAAGCGTTGTGCCCGTGATCCCTGATCTTCCGCCAGTCGTGGGTCTTCCAGCCATTGAATCAGTGTCTCCTGAAATGCAGTCTGATCCTGAACAATCGTGGCAGCCTGATGTTGCAGCAGGGCGTCGACCACATCCTTAAAATTCCAGGTATTCGGCCCCAACATCAAGGCGGTACCATATCCTGCCGGTTCGATCATATTTTGTCCACCACGTTTTGTCAGGCTACCCCCGACAAACGCGAAATCAGCCAATCCCCAGCAGGATTTTAATTCTCCCAGCGTATCCAGCAGCCCAATCGCAGGTGCCTGGGTAGTCGAAAACGGTAAGACCGCCCCAGCCTCTTCCGACTCCTGATCGCTGCGCCGAATCAGTGGGAGTCCCTTTCGCATCACCAGCTCAGCAACTTCATTAAAACGTTCCTGGTGACGTGGTACCAGAATCAGGCGCAGCTTGGGAAATCGCTCTCTGGCTGCCAGGTAAACCTCCACAGCAATCTGTTCTTCCGGCGACTGAGTACTGCCTGCGACCAGAACGGTTTCATCTGAATTCAGCCGAAAAACACTTCGTAGTTCTGCCGTCAATCGATTCGCCCGATCCACCTGAATTCCGTCAAATTTAATCGAGCCGGTCACCTGAATGCGATCTACATGGCCTGTCAGGTTTTGAAAGCGTTCCGCATACGCGTCGGTCTGAACAGCAATCAGTTGCAGACGGTTCAACAACGGCCCGATCAACCAGCGAAGTTTTCTGTATCCGCGAAAACTTTTTTCACTTAATCGACCATTGATAATCGAGACTGGAATGCCCGATTGATCTGCCGCTAAAACGAAATTCGGCCAGAGTTCCATCTCCACCAGAATCACTGCCGTTGGCCTGATGCGCTGCAACGCCCGTTTGGCCGCCCAGGAAAAATCCAGGGGAAAGTAACAGACGGTCAACTCGGGAAACTTCTCTTTCGCTACTGCATATCCCGTATGCGTCGTCGTCGAAATCACAAGTTCGAGAGTGGGATTTTGTCGTTTCAGCTCTTCCAGCAGGGGCGGCAGTTGTAATACTTCTCCCACGCTGACTGCATGAAACCACAGGCAAGGCTCATCACTGTTTCGCTCGGGCAACTGCCCCAGAAACTTCTGCGCCAGCCCGCTTCGGTATTTTTTCTGAACCAGAACCCGGTACAGGATAATCGGCGAAGCACAGGCCAGTAACAGGCAGTAAACCAGATTCAACAGATACGCATATATTTGCACGGGATTCCATTCCCCAACCGGACATCAATTCCGGAATTTAAAAACTACAGATTCTTTCCGCAGCACTTTTTAAATTTTTTCCCACTGCCACACGGACAGGGATCATTTCGACCTACTTTGGGTTGCTGATTCACAATTGGATCGATTGCCTGCTGAGCAGGCTCGGAGGAATTCGTATCCCCCTCTTCATCTTCGCCATAATCGTAATCATCAGTGACTTCTTCATGTACCGTATCTGTGACCCGCCATA
The sequence above is a segment of the Gimesia algae genome. Coding sequences within it:
- a CDS encoding 3-oxoacyl-ACP synthase III family protein, encoding MSLKLQSKNQVDSTDLESVLDASGLLNQQRDQLPETKKIESKRGRQVISQRTNSLLGVQIVSSGSYVPDNVVTNHDLQERFGFDPEWIEQRTGILERRHAPPEMATSDLCYEAALKAIRAARVSPEDIDLLIVGTFTPDFQCPSVACLVQDRLGLDAPAIDLQAACAGFMYALVTAAQYVATGNSKLALVIGGDCNSRIVNPEDRRVAPLFGDGAGAVLLSKGDPHQGLTCYQTGSDGSGCSLLDRPSGGTRNPATAEDIAAGRHFLNMDGRSVFKWAVRTVADSIDLMLTKTGMSVHDVDLFLMHQANIRIIDSACEQLGIPREKVFNNLDRYGNTSGGSIPIVLDEAFQSGRINRGDTILLSGFGAGLAWGTGLFRW
- a CDS encoding 3-deoxy-D-manno-octulosonic acid transferase, encoding MQIYAYLLNLVYCLLLACASPIILYRVLVQKKYRSGLAQKFLGQLPERNSDEPCLWFHAVSVGEVLQLPPLLEELKRQNPTLELVISTTTHTGYAVAKEKFPELTVCYFPLDFSWAAKRALQRIRPTAVILVEMELWPNFVLAADQSGIPVSIINGRLSEKSFRGYRKLRWLIGPLLNRLQLIAVQTDAYAERFQNLTGHVDRIQVTGSIKFDGIQVDRANRLTAELRSVFRLNSDETVLVAGSTQSPEEQIAVEVYLAARERFPKLRLILVPRHQERFNEVAELVMRKGLPLIRRSDQESEEAGAVLPFSTTQAPAIGLLDTLGELKSCWGLADFAFVGGSLTKRGGQNMIEPAGYGTALMLGPNTWNFKDVVDALLQHQAATIVQDQTAFQETLIQWLEDPRLAEDQGSRAQRFVLDQRGATLRTLALILPFISGGKSDSQDKAA
- the metK gene encoding methionine adenosyltransferase, producing MANFSFTSESVSMGHPDKVSDQVSDGILDALLAQDPYSRVACETLCTTDFVVLAGEITSNAQVDYEKIARDVIRDIGYTSNDIGFNADTCEVLVKLHQQSADIAQGVDAEGAGDQGLMFGYACNQTEEYMPVPIALSHRILNKLTEIRQNGEVDWLLPDSKSQVTVDYEDGKPVGVSAVVVSTQHTENVSQEEIHRFVTEKVVKEVIPADFLNDKTKYHINPTGRFVIGGPHGDTGLTGRKIIVDTYGGWGRHGGGAFSGKDSTKVDRSAAYMARYIAKNIVAAGLAAECEVQLSYAIGVAEPTSIYVDTKGTSVIPEEKISELVGELFPLSPQGIINHLQLRRPIFRKTTWGGHFGRNDPDFTWEATDKAAELRDAAGLGNEVPEPQFAMS